In one Oncorhynchus masou masou isolate Uvic2021 unplaced genomic scaffold, UVic_Omas_1.1 unplaced_scaffold_6031, whole genome shotgun sequence genomic region, the following are encoded:
- the LOC135536364 gene encoding putative uncharacterized protein DDB_G0271982, translating to ERRERVREREEWRERVREEEWREKVREREREREEWRERVREREREEWRKRRERVREREEEGKGSRER from the exons gagcggagggaaagggttagagagagagaagagtggagggaaagggttagaga agaagagtggagggaaaaggttagagagagagagagagag agagaagagtggagggaaagggttagagagagagagagagaagagtggagg aagaggagggaaagggttcgagagagagaagaggagggaaagggttcgagagagaga